The Actinomadura sp. WMMB 499 genome includes a window with the following:
- a CDS encoding GNAT family N-acetyltransferase, translating to MPVRFVQLPEAALRALLDGDLARASAAAGVELTEYFLTDQARSVWRRRLDQLARTPADAPWIARAAVAEPGGAVVGHAGYHGAPDANGLVEVAYSVDPAHRRRGHARAMLEALLDRAAAEPSVRTVRASIGPDNAGSLATIAGHGFVHVGEQWDEEDGRELLFERPA from the coding sequence CCTCGACGGCGATCTCGCCCGCGCCTCCGCGGCGGCCGGCGTCGAACTCACCGAGTACTTCCTGACCGACCAGGCGCGGAGCGTCTGGCGCCGCCGCCTCGACCAGCTCGCCCGCACCCCGGCCGACGCGCCCTGGATCGCGCGGGCCGCCGTCGCCGAGCCCGGCGGCGCCGTCGTCGGGCACGCGGGCTACCACGGTGCGCCCGACGCGAACGGGCTGGTCGAGGTCGCCTACTCCGTCGACCCGGCCCACCGCCGCCGCGGGCACGCCCGCGCGATGCTCGAAGCGCTCCTCGACCGGGCCGCCGCGGAACCGTCCGTCCGGACGGTCCGCGCCTCGATCGGCCCGGACAACGCGGGGTCGCTCGCGACGATCGCCGGGCACGGGTTCGTCCACGTCGGCGAGCAGTGGGACGAGGAGGACGGCCGCGAGCTCCTCTTCGAACGCCCGGCTTGA